From Methanosarcina lacustris Z-7289, one genomic window encodes:
- the rpsJ gene encoding 30S ribosomal protein S10 → MQKARIRLSGISPKDLDGVCNQVKSIAERTGVSISGPVPLPTKKLVVPTRKSPSGDGTATWDHWEMRVHKRLIDIAADERALRQLMRIQVPKDINIEIVLEG, encoded by the coding sequence ATGCAAAAAGCTAGAATAAGATTGTCAGGCATCAGTCCTAAAGATCTGGATGGAGTCTGTAACCAGGTAAAGTCAATTGCAGAAAGAACAGGAGTAAGCATTTCAGGACCTGTTCCGCTTCCAACAAAGAAGCTGGTCGTTCCCACAAGGAAAAGTCCAAGTGGGGATGGAACGGCAACCTGGGACCACTGGGAAATGCGCGTACACAAGCGTCTCATCGACATCGCAGCCGATGAAAGAGCACTTCGTCAGCTCATGAGAATCCAGGTTCCCAAAGACATAAACATCGAGATCGTACTCGAAGGATAA
- the rpoA2 gene encoding DNA-directed RNA polymerase subunit A'', giving the protein MSISEATIDSMIKDLPFPSSTLNTLREDVLKAGVSKKEMDEIIEKAMEEYEVSCIEPCDAAGVVAAQSIGEPGTQMTMRTFHYAGVAEINVTLGLPRLIEIVDARKIPSTPMMTIALSKENSEDFAYHREKTRALAWEIEATKIDHIADVTTDLSQMKLIIDLHEKAMEGRNITIDQVKDKFNEELNVMVNISPDIDNQIVITPGEPSYRELLQLAKSIHNVTLKGIEGIKRVVVRKEGEEYTLYTEGSALRDVLQFEGVDRTRTSTNNINEIYEVLGVEAARNAIIKEATDTLREQGLTVDIRHIMLVADIMTCDGEVKQIGRHGISGEKASVFARAAFEVTVNHLLDAGMRGDVDKLEGVTENIIVGQPIRMGTGDVHLVSRKAEKVKAEEIEAVEE; this is encoded by the coding sequence ATGAGTATTAGTGAAGCTACTATCGATAGCATGATAAAAGATCTGCCTTTTCCTTCTAGCACATTGAATACCCTGAGGGAAGATGTCCTCAAAGCCGGGGTAAGCAAGAAGGAAATGGATGAGATCATAGAAAAGGCAATGGAAGAATATGAGGTCTCATGTATCGAACCCTGTGATGCTGCGGGTGTGGTTGCAGCCCAGTCCATAGGGGAGCCAGGTACTCAGATGACCATGCGTACCTTTCACTACGCCGGTGTGGCCGAGATTAACGTTACTCTCGGTCTGCCCCGCCTGATCGAAATCGTGGATGCCCGGAAAATTCCGAGCACTCCGATGATGACAATCGCCCTTTCCAAAGAGAATTCTGAAGATTTCGCTTATCACAGGGAAAAAACAAGAGCTCTTGCCTGGGAAATTGAAGCGACAAAAATCGACCACATCGCTGACGTGACCACTGATCTTTCCCAGATGAAGCTTATAATAGACCTGCACGAAAAGGCAATGGAAGGCAGGAATATTACAATAGACCAGGTGAAGGATAAGTTCAACGAAGAGCTGAACGTAATGGTCAACATCTCTCCTGATATAGATAACCAGATTGTTATCACTCCGGGAGAGCCTTCTTACAGAGAACTGCTCCAACTTGCAAAAAGCATTCACAATGTAACCCTCAAAGGTATAGAAGGGATCAAGCGAGTGGTAGTCAGAAAGGAGGGTGAAGAGTACACCCTGTATACAGAAGGCTCAGCTCTGCGTGACGTACTTCAGTTTGAAGGTGTGGACAGGACCAGAACCAGCACAAACAACATTAATGAGATTTACGAAGTGCTGGGAGTTGAGGCTGCAAGAAATGCTATTATCAAGGAAGCCACAGATACCCTGCGTGAACAGGGCCTTACCGTGGATATCCGGCATATCATGCTTGTAGCAGACATAATGACCTGCGACGGAGAAGTAAAACAGATCGGTAGGCACGGAATTTCCGGTGAAAAAGCCAGTGTATTTGCCCGTGCAGCTTTTGAAGTTACGGTCAATCACCTGCTGGATGCAGGGATGCGGGGAGATGTGGATAAGCTGGAGGGTGTCACAGAAAATATCATTGTGGGTCAACCTATTCGCATGGGCACCGGAGATGTACACCTTGTAAGCAGAAAGGCGGAAAAAGTTAAAGCTGAGGAAATCGAAGCGGTAGAAGAATGA
- a CDS encoding 30S ribosomal protein S12 yields the protein MAKGKFAANILKQTRKDARWKDNYYCRRVLGLNVKADPLGGAPQGRGIVLEKVGVEAKQPNSAIRKCVRIQLIKNGRQVTAFCPGDGAVNFIDEHDEVTVERIGGRMGGAMGDIPGVRFKVIAVNNVTLNQLVIGRLEKPRR from the coding sequence ATGGCTAAAGGAAAATTTGCAGCTAATATTCTCAAACAAACCAGGAAAGATGCCCGCTGGAAAGATAACTACTACTGCAGGCGTGTTCTTGGTCTGAACGTAAAGGCTGACCCTCTTGGTGGTGCACCACAGGGTCGGGGTATAGTATTAGAGAAAGTGGGAGTCGAAGCCAAACAGCCGAACTCCGCAATCCGAAAATGCGTAAGGATCCAGCTCATTAAAAACGGGCGTCAGGTAACAGCATTCTGTCCCGGAGACGGCGCAGTAAACTTCATTGATGAACACGATGAAGTTACCGTGGAAAGGATCGGAGGCCGCATGGGTGGTGCGATGGGTGATATTCCCGGCGTACGTTTCAAAGTAATTGCCGTAAACAACGTGACTCTGAACCAGCTCGTCATCGGCAGATTGGAAAAACCCAGGAGATGA
- a CDS encoding DUF2117 family protein produces MKISLVIHGPEVIDSEEAEIVLEKLSCMGEVEAQLGGTMGKTAVLDAGLENVIDISRHLKPSACIESFFESSDLVCLLNRGKTVETGMIFGEKVASRLKDPEKKPLIQIESPGCTDGKLIPLNKKAGSYIEKLSEIFGLPAESPLPFQDSVCLENCQKTGKTRVIRELSGVFPGENILVNGLVIGKALSSKISIVSESGFITAIEGGEIKEHGLEKLHNYEKRDPVDLAGAWVKSGEIRRSSSLLPEAEKENVSSRKSGPISRAGVGVGAGTGKVVLIDHAAENSYELASGAELAVTVGDDTTAIAGDILYRLGIPIIGITDGDCDNVTCETKIFPGSVVLRLIEGNDDIVGKRIKQELLKGQNSAIFENLFAFKEDVLKLAESSIEAVFEY; encoded by the coding sequence ATGAAGATCAGCCTGGTAATCCACGGGCCCGAAGTAATTGATTCGGAAGAAGCGGAAATCGTTCTGGAAAAGCTTTCTTGCATGGGTGAAGTAGAGGCACAGCTTGGCGGAACTATGGGAAAGACAGCTGTCCTTGATGCAGGGCTTGAAAATGTTATAGATATCAGCCGGCACCTCAAGCCGAGTGCCTGCATTGAATCCTTTTTTGAAAGCTCAGACCTTGTGTGCCTCCTGAACAGGGGGAAAACAGTTGAAACTGGCATGATTTTTGGAGAAAAGGTTGCCTCTCGCCTGAAGGACCCTGAGAAGAAGCCCCTGATCCAGATCGAAAGCCCGGGCTGCACGGACGGGAAATTGATCCCCCTTAATAAAAAAGCCGGTAGCTACATTGAAAAACTCTCAGAAATCTTCGGGCTGCCTGCCGAAAGCCCTCTGCCTTTTCAAGATTCGGTTTGTCTGGAAAACTGCCAGAAAACCGGCAAAACCCGGGTTATCCGCGAGCTTTCAGGAGTTTTTCCCGGAGAAAATATCCTTGTAAACGGGCTCGTGATCGGAAAAGCCCTGTCTTCCAAAATAAGCATAGTCTCCGAAAGCGGGTTCATTACCGCAATAGAAGGTGGAGAAATAAAGGAGCACGGGCTCGAAAAGCTTCATAATTATGAAAAAAGAGACCCTGTTGACCTTGCCGGAGCCTGGGTGAAAAGCGGTGAGATCCGGAGAAGCAGTTCTTTACTCCCGGAAGCCGAAAAAGAAAATGTCAGCTCCCGAAAATCAGGTCCTATTTCCCGGGCAGGGGTAGGGGTAGGGGCAGGGACAGGAAAAGTTGTGCTTATAGACCATGCCGCCGAAAATTCCTATGAACTGGCTTCCGGGGCTGAACTTGCAGTTACAGTTGGAGACGACACCACAGCCATAGCAGGAGACATCCTCTACAGGCTTGGAATCCCGATAATTGGAATCACAGACGGGGACTGTGATAATGTCACCTGTGAGACAAAAATTTTTCCCGGCTCAGTTGTTCTCAGGCTTATAGAGGGAAACGATGATATCGTGGGCAAGAGGATTAAGCAGGAACTCCTGAAAGGACAAAATTCAGCTATTTTTGAGAACCTGTTCGCTTTTAAAGAAGATGTGCTGAAACTGGCAGAGTCGTCGATTGAAGCTGTTTTTGAATACTAA
- a CDS encoding elongation factor EF-2: MGRRKKMVERVTTLMNEPEKIRNIGIVAHIDHGKTTLSDNLLAGAGMISKELAGRQLFMDSDEEEQSRGITIDASNVSMVHTYNNEDYLINLIDTPGHVDFGGDVTRAMRAVDGAVVVVDAVEGTMPQTETVLRQALREHVRPVLFVNKVDRLINELQVDSQEMQVRLGKVIDHVNKLIKNMNPEKFKAGWKVDAAAGTVAFGSALYNWAISVPMMQQTGISFKEVYDYCKAEDMKALAEKCPLHSTVLDMVIRYLPNPLDAQKGRVPAIWHGDPNSAIGKSMANADAAGDLAFMVTDISIDPHAGEVATGRLFSGSFTRGMEVYTSGTAKKSRVQQVGIFMGPERLEVERIPAGNIAAVTGLKDAIVGSTVTTLEGMIPFESIRHVSEPVVTVAVEAKHTKDLPKLVEVLRQVAKEDPTLQITLDEETGEHLMAGMGELHLEVIAHRIQRDKNVEIVTSKPIVVYRETIRRKIEPVEGKSPNRHNRFYIYVEPLDTAIVDQIKSGDISMNLPELERRQKLMELGMSKEEAKGIAGILNSNIFIDVTKGIQYLNETMELVLDGFEEVMKAGPLTREPVANMKCVLVDAKLHEDAIHRGPAQVIPAARQAIQAGMLMAEDGLLEPYQKVFIQVPQLTMGGATKEIQGRRGIILNMTTEGDLAIIEARVPVAEMFGFAGEIRSATEGRAMWSTEFGGFDIVPASIQTEVVGQIRERKGLKKDLPKVTDYLSM, translated from the coding sequence ATGGGACGAAGGAAGAAAATGGTCGAGCGCGTAACGACGCTCATGAATGAACCAGAGAAAATCCGAAATATCGGTATCGTTGCGCACATTGACCACGGAAAAACCACATTATCGGACAACCTGTTAGCAGGCGCCGGCATGATTTCCAAGGAACTTGCCGGAAGACAGTTATTCATGGACTCCGATGAAGAGGAACAGTCAAGAGGTATTACAATCGATGCCTCTAACGTTTCCATGGTTCACACTTATAATAATGAAGACTACCTGATCAATCTGATTGACACTCCCGGGCACGTTGACTTTGGTGGAGACGTTACCCGTGCCATGAGGGCAGTGGACGGCGCAGTCGTGGTCGTGGACGCAGTAGAAGGCACAATGCCCCAGACCGAAACGGTGCTGAGGCAGGCCCTGCGAGAACACGTCAGACCCGTGCTTTTCGTCAACAAGGTAGACAGACTAATCAATGAACTGCAGGTTGATTCCCAGGAAATGCAGGTTCGCCTTGGCAAAGTAATTGACCACGTGAACAAGCTCATAAAGAACATGAATCCTGAGAAGTTCAAGGCAGGCTGGAAAGTAGATGCAGCAGCCGGAACCGTCGCATTCGGATCCGCCCTTTATAACTGGGCAATCAGTGTACCTATGATGCAGCAGACCGGGATCTCTTTCAAGGAAGTCTATGACTACTGTAAGGCTGAAGACATGAAGGCTCTGGCAGAAAAGTGTCCTCTGCACTCAACTGTCCTTGATATGGTTATCAGGTACCTGCCAAACCCTCTTGACGCCCAGAAGGGAAGAGTACCTGCTATCTGGCACGGCGATCCGAATTCTGCAATTGGCAAATCCATGGCCAATGCAGACGCAGCCGGTGACCTTGCTTTCATGGTAACGGATATTTCCATAGACCCTCATGCAGGAGAAGTCGCAACCGGAAGGTTGTTCAGCGGATCTTTTACCCGTGGAATGGAAGTTTACACATCCGGGACTGCAAAAAAGAGCAGAGTCCAGCAGGTAGGTATCTTCATGGGCCCTGAAAGGCTCGAAGTGGAGAGAATTCCTGCAGGAAACATTGCTGCAGTTACGGGCTTAAAAGATGCAATCGTAGGGTCCACAGTTACAACCCTTGAAGGCATGATACCTTTCGAAAGCATCAGGCACGTAAGCGAACCTGTGGTGACTGTGGCTGTGGAAGCCAAGCATACCAAAGATCTGCCCAAACTGGTCGAAGTCCTCAGGCAGGTTGCAAAGGAAGACCCAACTCTTCAGATAACTCTGGATGAGGAAACCGGGGAACACCTGATGGCAGGTATGGGAGAACTTCACCTGGAAGTTATTGCCCACAGGATCCAGAGAGATAAGAATGTGGAAATCGTCACAAGTAAGCCTATTGTGGTCTACAGGGAAACCATCAGGAGAAAGATCGAGCCTGTAGAAGGAAAGTCCCCTAACAGGCACAACAGGTTCTATATTTATGTCGAACCCCTTGACACTGCAATTGTCGATCAGATCAAGTCCGGTGATATCAGCATGAATCTGCCTGAGCTTGAGCGCAGGCAGAAACTCATGGAACTCGGCATGAGTAAAGAAGAAGCAAAAGGCATTGCTGGCATCCTCAACTCCAACATATTTATAGATGTTACCAAAGGTATCCAGTATCTGAACGAGACAATGGAACTGGTGCTTGACGGGTTTGAAGAAGTTATGAAGGCGGGTCCTCTCACAAGAGAACCAGTGGCAAACATGAAGTGCGTACTTGTAGATGCAAAACTCCACGAAGACGCTATTCACAGAGGTCCGGCCCAGGTCATCCCCGCAGCAAGGCAGGCCATCCAGGCAGGGATGCTTATGGCAGAAGACGGCCTTCTCGAACCTTATCAGAAGGTCTTTATCCAGGTACCTCAGCTCACAATGGGCGGTGCAACAAAAGAAATTCAGGGCCGCCGTGGAATTATCCTTAACATGACCACTGAAGGAGACCTGGCAATTATCGAGGCCAGGGTACCTGTGGCCGAGATGTTTGGATTTGCAGGAGAGATCAGGTCTGCAACCGAAGGACGTGCTATGTGGAGTACTGAATTCGGAGGCTTTGATATTGTACCAGCCAGCATCCAGACTGAAGTGGTAGGCCAGATCAGAGAGAGGAAAGGCCTCAAGAAAGACCTTCCAAAAGTTACTGACTACCTTTCAATGTAA
- a CDS encoding 30S ribosomal protein S7 — protein sequence MIFVYKLFGKWDTTEVEVRDPGIKRYVSLTPVIVPHSSGKHARQQFNKSEISIVERLANNLMRTEINSGKKQVTLRAVEDALEIVNKKTQQNPIQVLVDAISNAGPREEVVRLKYGGISVPKAVDTAPQRRVDTALRYISMGTKAAALKSKRTVAECLATEIIGAANRDTKSFSINRKDAKERVAKAAR from the coding sequence ATGATTTTTGTGTACAAACTTTTCGGCAAATGGGACACAACGGAAGTTGAAGTCAGAGACCCTGGAATTAAGCGCTACGTCAGCCTTACTCCGGTAATCGTTCCCCACAGCAGCGGAAAGCATGCCAGGCAGCAGTTTAACAAATCCGAGATTTCCATTGTTGAACGCCTGGCAAACAACCTGATGAGGACTGAAATCAACAGCGGAAAGAAGCAGGTTACTCTCCGTGCAGTTGAAGATGCTCTGGAAATTGTGAACAAGAAGACCCAGCAGAACCCTATCCAGGTTCTTGTGGACGCCATTTCCAATGCCGGCCCCAGAGAAGAAGTGGTCAGGCTGAAATACGGCGGGATATCTGTTCCAAAAGCAGTTGACACTGCACCCCAGAGGCGTGTGGACACTGCTCTGAGATACATCAGCATGGGAACAAAAGCCGCAGCTTTAAAATCCAAGCGCACTGTCGCAGAATGTCTTGCAACCGAAATCATAGGCGCTGCAAACCGCGATACTAAATCCTTCTCTATCAACAGAAAGGATGCAAAGGAAAGAGTTGCAAAGGCAGCACGTTAA
- the tuf gene encoding translation elongation factor EF-1 subunit alpha gives MASEKPHLNLAVIGHIDHGKSTFVGRLMFDAGAIAPHVIDKFREEAKQKGKESFAFAWVMDSLKEERERGITIDIAHKRFDTDKFYFTVVDCPGHRDFVKNMITGASQADAAVLVVAAPDGVMAQTKEHIFLARTLGINQLIVAINKMDAVEYSEARYKEVITEVSGILKMIGFKPSDIPFIPTSAFYGDNMVKISDKTPWYKGPCIMDALNNLKQPEKPSTLPLRIPVEDAYTISGIGTVPVGRVETGVMKKGDKVVFMPGGITGEVKSIEMHHEEIPQAFPGDNIGWNVRGIGKSDIRRGDVCGPVDNPPSVADEFVGQIVVLQHPSAITAGYTPVFHAHTSQTACQLIALNKKLDPKTGQVKEENPTFLKAGDAAIVTIKPTKPMVIEPVKEIPQLGRFAIRDMGMTIAAGMCMSVKQK, from the coding sequence ATGGCATCAGAAAAACCACATCTGAATTTAGCAGTGATTGGTCACATTGACCACGGAAAGTCAACATTCGTAGGACGCTTAATGTTCGATGCAGGGGCTATAGCTCCACACGTCATTGATAAGTTTAGAGAAGAAGCAAAGCAGAAGGGTAAGGAATCCTTTGCCTTTGCCTGGGTTATGGACTCTCTTAAGGAAGAGCGTGAAAGAGGTATTACAATTGATATCGCTCACAAGAGATTCGACACAGACAAATTCTACTTCACAGTCGTGGACTGCCCTGGCCACCGTGACTTCGTTAAGAACATGATCACAGGTGCTTCTCAGGCTGATGCTGCTGTCCTTGTAGTTGCAGCCCCTGATGGTGTCATGGCCCAGACCAAGGAACACATTTTCCTTGCCAGAACTCTCGGTATCAACCAGCTTATTGTCGCAATCAACAAGATGGATGCAGTAGAATACAGCGAAGCCAGATACAAAGAAGTTATCACAGAAGTATCCGGGATTCTGAAAATGATCGGGTTTAAGCCAAGCGATATCCCCTTCATCCCGACCTCCGCATTCTATGGCGACAACATGGTCAAAATCAGTGACAAAACTCCCTGGTACAAGGGTCCCTGCATAATGGATGCCCTCAACAACCTCAAACAGCCTGAAAAACCCTCCACTCTCCCTCTCAGGATCCCTGTGGAAGATGCATACACCATCTCCGGTATCGGAACTGTGCCTGTAGGCAGAGTAGAAACCGGTGTCATGAAGAAGGGCGACAAGGTCGTTTTCATGCCCGGCGGTATAACCGGTGAAGTAAAGTCCATTGAGATGCACCACGAAGAAATCCCACAGGCATTCCCCGGAGACAACATCGGATGGAACGTCCGCGGTATCGGCAAGAGCGACATCCGCAGAGGAGACGTTTGTGGCCCTGTTGACAATCCACCATCAGTTGCTGACGAGTTTGTAGGACAGATTGTGGTCCTTCAGCACCCCTCTGCAATCACTGCAGGGTACACTCCTGTGTTCCACGCCCACACCTCTCAGACCGCATGCCAGCTGATTGCTCTTAACAAGAAGCTGGACCCGAAGACTGGTCAGGTTAAGGAAGAAAATCCAACTTTCCTTAAGGCAGGAGACGCAGCAATCGTTACCATCAAACCAACAAAACCGATGGTTATTGAACCCGTTAAGGAAATTCCACAGCTCGGCAGGTTCGCTATCCGCGACATGGGTATGACAATTGCCGCCGGTATGTGCATGAGTGTTAAGCAGAAATAA
- a CDS encoding NusA-like transcription termination signal-binding factor, translating to MGEIRLTAESIQYIALFENMTRAKILDCIPEEERLVYVVKQGDMGLAIGKNGENINRVKKALDKPIELVEYSEDPVIFIKNAFGPVSVNSVNLTTKNGKRLAYVEVPNREKGLAIGRNGKNIEKVKMLARRHHTIEDVVLQ from the coding sequence TTGGGTGAAATAAGACTTACTGCAGAAAGCATCCAGTACATTGCATTGTTTGAAAACATGACCCGAGCCAAAATACTTGACTGTATTCCGGAAGAGGAAAGGCTCGTTTATGTTGTAAAGCAGGGCGATATGGGACTTGCAATAGGAAAAAACGGAGAGAATATAAACCGTGTTAAAAAAGCCCTGGACAAACCCATTGAGCTTGTGGAGTATTCTGAGGATCCTGTAATCTTTATAAAGAATGCCTTCGGACCGGTATCCGTAAATTCAGTAAACCTTACAACCAAAAATGGCAAGCGATTAGCTTATGTAGAGGTACCCAATAGAGAAAAGGGGCTTGCCATCGGTCGCAACGGCAAGAACATAGAGAAAGTGAAGATGCTTGCCCGTCGTCACCACACTATAGAAGACGTGGTCCTGCAGTAA
- a CDS encoding 50S ribosomal protein L30e, with translation MKINVDKSLIKAVKTGKVIVGANRTVDAAADGSAKMVVLASNCPEDIKMKIKATNVPVLEYGGTSVELGPVCGKPFTIAAMAILDAGESDILATTA, from the coding sequence ATGAAGATCAATGTGGATAAATCTCTTATCAAGGCTGTGAAAACAGGAAAAGTAATAGTTGGAGCCAACCGGACCGTGGATGCAGCAGCAGACGGCTCTGCAAAAATGGTGGTCCTGGCATCAAACTGCCCCGAAGACATTAAAATGAAAATTAAGGCAACAAATGTCCCGGTCCTGGAATACGGAGGTACAAGTGTAGAACTCGGCCCCGTATGCGGAAAGCCCTTCACGATTGCAGCTATGGCAATCCTCGATGCGGGAGAATCGGATATTCTGGCAACTACAGCTTGA
- a CDS encoding DNA-directed RNA polymerase subunit A' — MANVPPIPKRIASIKFGLLSPKEIRKMSSTPIITADTYDDDGFPIDMGLMDTKLGVIDPGLRCKTCSGRAGECPGHFGHIELVAPVVHVGFNKVIRKLLRATCRKCSKILLDPAQKQKFLDQLVAVEEIGHMPDDVINEAYKEASKVKVCPYCNEEQLDIKFEKPTEYLENGEKLTPTEIRDRFENIPDDDIRVIGMDPKNARPEWMILTVLPVPPVTVRPSITLESGQRSEDDLTHKLVDIIRINQRFQENREAGAPQLIIEDLWELLQYHATTFFDNSVSGIPPARHRSGRPLKTLSQRLKGKEGRFRGSLSGKRVNFSARTVISPDPNLSINEVGVPMPIARILTMPSVVTKRNIEHLRVYVRNGEDIHPGANYVLRSDGRRIKVTNQNKEDLADKLEFGWTVERQLKDGDIVLFNRQPSLHKMSIMAHSVKVLPNKTFRLNPAVCPPYNADFDGDEMNMHALQSEESRAEAKILMQVQENIISPRFGGPIIGGIHDHISGLFLLTRFENHITSHEAYDLLRRSRVHDLPEPAGHDDDGKPYWTGKQIFSQILPEGLNMEFTAQVCAHCDTCKKGECVNDAYVIIRNSELIMGTIDEAAIGAFKGKIQDRIIKEIGPEVGSRFIDDMTKLAIRAIMRTGLSFGIADEDIPKEARIQINEVLAKAEDAVQNLIKSYQNKELEPLPGRTLDETIEMSIMQKLGKARDETGGIADSHMGLENSAVIMARSGARGSILNLTQMAACVGQQAVRGERIRRGYAGRTLTHFQVGDLGSDAHGFVKASYKSGLNPTEYFFHAIGGREGLVDTAVRTSQSGYLQRRLVNALQDLEVQYDLTVRDTRGVLVQFKYGEDGINPTKSDFSKPDSIHRIVSSVVDKKVA; from the coding sequence ATGGCAAACGTACCTCCAATTCCAAAAAGAATTGCTTCGATCAAATTCGGCTTATTGTCCCCGAAAGAGATCCGTAAGATGAGTTCAACGCCTATCATTACGGCCGACACTTATGATGACGACGGATTTCCAATTGATATGGGGCTTATGGACACGAAACTCGGGGTTATTGACCCCGGGCTTCGCTGCAAGACATGCTCCGGCAGGGCAGGCGAATGTCCCGGACACTTCGGGCACATTGAACTTGTTGCCCCTGTTGTCCACGTTGGCTTTAACAAAGTGATCAGAAAACTCCTCAGGGCAACCTGCAGAAAATGCAGCAAGATTCTGCTGGACCCGGCCCAGAAACAGAAGTTTCTGGATCAACTCGTTGCAGTTGAAGAAATCGGGCACATGCCTGATGACGTTATCAATGAGGCATATAAAGAGGCCAGCAAGGTAAAGGTCTGTCCCTACTGTAATGAGGAACAGCTCGACATCAAATTCGAAAAGCCCACCGAATACCTGGAAAACGGAGAGAAGCTGACTCCTACCGAGATTAGGGACCGCTTTGAAAACATCCCGGACGATGACATAAGGGTTATAGGGATGGATCCAAAGAATGCAAGGCCAGAGTGGATGATCCTTACAGTCCTGCCTGTGCCTCCTGTTACAGTGCGCCCTTCGATCACTCTGGAATCCGGGCAGCGCAGTGAAGACGACCTGACCCACAAACTGGTAGACATTATAAGGATCAATCAGAGATTCCAGGAAAACAGGGAAGCAGGAGCTCCACAGCTTATCATTGAGGACCTGTGGGAGCTTCTTCAGTATCACGCTACTACATTCTTTGACAATTCGGTTTCAGGAATACCCCCTGCGAGACACAGATCAGGCAGACCTCTTAAGACTCTTTCCCAGCGTTTAAAAGGTAAAGAAGGAAGGTTCAGGGGAAGTTTGTCAGGTAAGCGTGTTAACTTCTCTGCCCGTACTGTTATCTCTCCTGACCCGAACCTGAGCATAAATGAAGTCGGTGTCCCCATGCCCATTGCACGGATACTGACAATGCCATCAGTGGTGACCAAAAGGAACATCGAACATCTCAGGGTCTATGTAAGGAACGGCGAAGACATTCACCCCGGAGCAAACTATGTACTCAGGTCCGACGGCAGGCGCATAAAGGTAACCAATCAGAACAAGGAGGACCTTGCCGATAAACTGGAATTCGGCTGGACTGTGGAACGACAGTTAAAAGACGGTGACATCGTACTCTTCAACAGGCAGCCTTCTCTGCACAAGATGAGTATTATGGCCCATTCCGTGAAGGTTCTGCCTAACAAAACTTTCAGGCTGAACCCTGCGGTCTGCCCTCCTTACAACGCCGACTTTGACGGAGACGAAATGAACATGCATGCCCTCCAGAGTGAAGAGTCAAGGGCCGAGGCAAAAATCCTCATGCAGGTTCAGGAAAACATTATCTCCCCGCGTTTCGGAGGTCCCATTATCGGTGGGATTCACGATCACATTTCCGGGCTTTTCCTTCTGACCCGTTTTGAAAACCATATTACCAGTCACGAGGCTTACGACCTTCTGAGGAGGAGCCGTGTACACGACCTGCCCGAACCGGCGGGTCACGACGATGATGGAAAACCTTACTGGACAGGAAAACAGATTTTCAGTCAGATCCTGCCTGAAGGACTTAATATGGAGTTCACAGCTCAGGTCTGTGCACACTGTGATACCTGTAAGAAAGGAGAATGCGTAAACGATGCCTATGTGATAATTCGGAACAGTGAACTCATTATGGGCACAATAGACGAAGCGGCTATTGGGGCATTCAAAGGAAAAATTCAGGACCGCATTATCAAGGAAATAGGTCCCGAAGTCGGGTCTCGGTTCATAGATGATATGACCAAGCTCGCAATCCGGGCGATCATGCGTACAGGTCTGAGTTTCGGAATAGCTGATGAAGATATTCCTAAAGAAGCCAGGATCCAGATCAATGAAGTTCTCGCTAAAGCTGAAGATGCCGTACAAAACCTGATCAAATCTTATCAGAATAAAGAGCTTGAGCCCCTCCCTGGAAGAACCCTTGATGAAACAATTGAAATGAGCATCATGCAGAAGCTCGGGAAAGCCAGAGACGAAACCGGTGGAATTGCAGACAGCCACATGGGGCTTGAAAATTCAGCAGTTATCATGGCGCGTTCTGGAGCAAGAGGTTCCATCCTGAACCTTACCCAGATGGCAGCCTGTGTTGGCCAGCAGGCAGTGCGTGGAGAGCGCATTCGCAGAGGATACGCGGGCAGGACTCTTACCCACTTCCAGGTAGGTGACCTGGGATCGGATGCCCACGGGTTCGTCAAGGCAAGTTACAAGAGCGGGTTAAACCCGACGGAGTATTTCTTCCACGCAATCGGTGGTAGAGAAGGTCTTGTGGACACTGCAGTCAGGACATCACAGTCAGGGTACCTGCAGAGGAGACTTGTTAATGCTCTCCAGGACCTGGAAGTCCAGTATGACCTCACGGTCAGGGACACCAGAGGGGTGCTTGTGCAGTTCAAGTACGGGGAAGATGGGATAAACCCCACAAAAAGCGACTTCAGCAAACCCGATAGTATTCACAGGATTGTTAGTTCCGTGGTAGATAAGAAGGTGGCATGA